Proteins encoded by one window of Ovis canadensis isolate MfBH-ARS-UI-01 breed Bighorn chromosome 14, ARS-UI_OviCan_v2, whole genome shotgun sequence:
- the LOC138418102 gene encoding ribosomal protein eL22-like encodes MALKKGKKPKKLTWKFNLDLTHSVEDGIFDSGYFEQLLREKVEVNGKTGNLGNVVHVECVKNKIIVVFEKQFSKRYLKYLSKEYLKKNNLRDWLCVAASDKETY; translated from the coding sequence ATGGCTCTGAAGAAAGGTAAGAAGCCTAAGAAGTTAACCTGGAAGTTTAATTTGGATCTTACTCATTCAGTAGAAGATGGAATTTTTGATTCTGGATATTTTGAACAGTTATTGCGGGAGAAAGTTGAAGTGAATGGCAAGACTGGAAATCTTGGGAATGTCGTTCACGTTGAATGcgtcaaaaataaaatcatagttGTTTTTGAGAAACAGTTCTCTAAAAGATATTTGAAGTACCTTAGCAAGGAATACCTTAAAAAGAACAATCTTCGTGATTGGCTTTGTGTGGCTGCATCAGACAAGGAGACTTACTAG